The following is a genomic window from Amycolatopsis australiensis.
CGACCACGGCCGCGTGATCGCCCGCGGCACCGCCGACGAGCTGAAGGACCTGGTCGGCGGCGAGCGGATCGAGCTGACCGTCGGCACGCACGCCGACGTCGCGGTCGCGCGGCGGGCGCTGGCCCGGCTGGCCAGCGGCGAGCCGCGGGCCGAGGCGTTCCGGCTCACCGTGCCCGTGACCCACGGCGCGAAAGCGCTTACCGAAGCGCTCGCCCTGCTCGCCGCGGAAGGCGTCGACGTCCGCGACGTCGGCGTCCGCCGCCCCACCCTCGACGACGTTTTCCTCACCTTGACCGGCCACGAGACGGCCGAGCCCGCGAAGGAGGCCGTGTGATGAACGCGGTGCAGATGGCCGTGACCGACGGCGTGACCGTCGCCAAGCGCAACTCGATCAAGATCGTCCGGTCGCTGGACCTGCTGGGGTCCATCGTGTTCATGCCGGTGATGTTCGTGCTGCTGTTCGGGTACGTGTTCGGCAGCGTGATCGACATCCCGGGCATGTCGTACCGCGAGTTCATGCTGCCGGGGATCTTCGTCCTCGCGGTGGCGATGGGCAGCATCGTCACCGGCTACGGGCTGACCGACGACCTGCAGAAGGGCATCATCGACCGGTTCCGGTCCCTGCCGATGTCCCCGGCGGCGGTGCTGATCGGGCGCACTACGGCGGACCTGATCCTCAACGTGACGAGCCTGCTGATCATGGGACTCGTGGGGTTGCTGGTCGGCTGGCGCATCCACACCGGCGTGTTCGAGGCGCTCGGCGGGGTGCTCCTGCTGCTGGCCTTCGCCTACGCGCTGTCGTGGGTGATGGGGACGCTCGGGCTGGCCGTGCGCAAGCCCGAGGTGTTCAACAACGTCTCGAGCGTGGCCATCTTCCCGCTCACGTTCCTGGCCAACACGTTCGTCGACAGCGGCCGCCTGCCCACGCCGCTGCGGGTGATCGCGGACTGGAACCCGGTGTCGGCGATCACGCAGGCGGCGCGGGAACTGTTCGGCAACACGAGCGCGGCGATGCCGGTGCACGACGTCTGGCCGATGCAGCACGCCGTGCTCGCGTCGGTGCTGTGGATCGCGGTGCTGCTGGTGGTGTTCGTGCCGCTTTCGGTGCGCTGCTACAAGAAGGCCACCAGCCGCTAGGGCTCAGGGCAGCGTGAGGATCTCGCTGCCGTCGGCCGTCACCACGAGGGTGTGCTCGAACTGGGCCGTCCACTTCTTGTCCTTCGTGGTGACGGTCCAGTCGTCGGCCCAGATGTCGTAGTCGATGGTGCCCAGGGTGATCATCGGCTCGATCGTGAAGGTCATGCCCTCCTCGATGATCGTGTCGACGGAGGGCTCTTCGTAGTGCAGGACCGTCGGCGGCGTGTGGAACGCCGGGCCGACGCCGTGGCCGGTGAAGTCGCGGACCACGCCGTAGCCGAAGCGCTTGGCGTAGGCCTCGATGACCCGGCCGATCACGTTCAGCTGCCGGCCCGGCCGGACCGCCTTGATCGCCCGCATGGTCGCCTCGCGGGTGCGCTCCACCAGCAGGCGGGCCTCCTCGGAGACGTCGCCGGCCAGGAACGTCGCGTTCGTGTCGCCGTGCACGCCGCCGATGTAGGCGGTGACGTCGATGTTGCAGATGTCGCCGTCCTCGATCACCGTCGAGTCCGGGATGCCGTGGCAGATGACCTCGTTGAGCGAGGTGCAGCACGACTTCGGGAACCCGCGGTAGCCCAGCGTCGAGGGGTAGGCGTGGTGGTCGAGCAGGAACTCGTGCACCACCTTGTCGATGTCGTCGGTGGTGGCGCCCGGCTTGACCGCCTTGCCGCCCTCCTCCAGCGCCTGCGCCGCGATCTTCCCGGCCACGCGCATCGCCTCGATCACCTCGGGCGTGCGCACGCCGTTGCCGGTGTCCCGCTTGGGCGCCGGCTTGTCCACGTACTCGGGACGGGCGATGGAACCGGGAACGGCACGGCGCGGCGTCTGGACGCCGGGAACGAGCGGGGCACGAACGGGCATGCCCCCCACCTTACGACGGCCCGCTCAGCCGATCCCGGCCAGGAACCGGTGAGCGGCCTGCACCGCGGGCCTGGACGACCCGGCGTCGGTGAGCAGCACGGCGAACGCCAGGTCGCCGCGGTAGCCGACGAACCAGCCGTGCGAGTGGGAGCCGTCACCGAACTGGGCGGTGCCGGTCTTGCCCGCGACGTCGGGGATGTCCCGCAGGCCGGTCGCGGTGCCCGCGGTGACCACTTCGCGCATCATGTCGCGCAGCGCGTCGAGGACGTCCTGGGACGGCGGGTCGCCGACGTTCTTCGTGGTCGCGGGCATGCCCTTGACGATCGAAGGTGTCGGCACCTTCCCGGCGGGCACGGTGGCCGCGGCCAGCGCCATGCCGAACGGGCTGACCACCACCGTGCCCTGGCCGAAGCCGTTTTCGGCGCGCTGGACGGCCGAGTCGGCCGCCGGGACGGCCCCGGTGACCGTGGTCAGCCCGGGGACGACGAAGTCCGCGCCGATCCCGAAGGAGCGCGCGGTGTCGGTGAGCGCCGACGCCGGCAGGCCCGCGGCGAGCCGGGCGAAGGTCGTGTTGCAGGAGCGCGCGAACGCCGTCTTCAGCGGGACGCGGCCGAGGTCGAAGCGGCCTTCGTTGGGGATGACGCGGTTTTCGACCGTCGTGGTGCCGGGGCAGTCGACCGGGCTGCCGGCCTCGGCGTCGCCCGCCGACAGCGCGGCCGCCGCGGTGACGATCTTGAACGTCGAGCCCGGCGGATAGCGGCCGGACAGGGCCAGCGAGCCTTCGTCGTCCGCGGCGGCGTTCTGCGCCACCGCGAGGATGTCGCCGGTCGAAGGCTGGATCGCCACCAGCGCGGCGGGGTACGGCTCGGGGTCGAGGGCCTTCTCGGCGGCGTCCTGGATCTTCGTGCTGAGCGTGCTGGTGACCGCGGGCGCCGGGCGCGGCGGCTCGGCCTTCAGCTCCGAGACCTCGCCGCCGGTGACGTCGCGGGTGACGATCCGCCAGCCCGCGGCGCCGGCCAGCTGCTGCTCGACCAGGGCGCGGATGCCCGGCAGGACCTGCTGCCCGAAGCCGCGGGTGACCGGCAGCAGCCGTTCCTGGCTGGCGAACCGGACACCCGGCAGGTCGTAGATCGCCGGTTTGACCCGCTGGTAGTCCCCGGCCCGCAGGGTGATCACGGAGTAGGCGTCGCCGGGCTTGGTCTTGCTCATCCCGTCGAGCACGGACCGGCCGGTGACCGAGGGCTCGTACCGGTGCAGCGCCTTGGCCAGGGTGCCGGCGACGGCGCTCGCGTCGCCGGTCTTCTGCGGGTCGACGACCACGCCGATCACCGTCTGGGGCCGCATCAGCGCCACGCCGTCGCGGTCGAGGACCGGCGCGGTCTCCGGCAGCTGCGGCAGCACACCGAGCGTCTGGCCGACGGCCAGCTGCGGGTGCACGACCGTCGGCTGCCAGTGCACCTGCCAGCCGTTCTCGGCCGCGCGGAGCAGGGCGTCGGCGCGGTAGGTCCAGGTGCGCCCGTGCGGCAGGTGCCAGGTGAGCTGGTAACTCGCCGTGACGGTGTCGCCGTTCGCCGGCTCCTTGACCGCTTCGTCGCCGACTTCGAGGGCTCGGGTTCGAGCACGCCGCGGACCTGCGTCAGCACGGTCTTGGCCGCGTCGGGCGAGTCGGTGTTCGCCGCGGCGGCGTCGACGTCCCCGGACGCGACGGCGTCGAGGAAGGCGGAGAGGGCGTCCTCGGGACCGTCGCCCGAGCACCCGGCCGTGGTCGCGGCGACGAGCAGCAGCGCCGCGAGCGCACCGCGGCGTCGACGTGCACTCATGGCGGGATGATGCCTGGTCAGCGGGGGTGTCCATGATCCGAAACACCGCCACGGAAGAGTGGTTAGAACAGCACCGTCGCGTACTGGCCGACCTGCTTGAAGCCGATCTTGCGGTAGGCCGCGAGGGCGGGGGTGTTGAAGGCGTTGACGTAGAGGCTGGCGGTGCGGCCCAGGCCGCGGACGAGCCGGTTGACGACCGCGGCGGTGCCGGCGGTGCCGAGGCCGTCGCCGCGGCGGTCCGGGTGGACCCAGACGCCCTGGATCTGCCCGACGGTGGCCGACATGGCGCCGATCTCGGCCTTGAAGACGACTTCGCCGTTCTCGAACCGGGCGAAGGCACGTCCGGCGCCGATCAGCTCGGTGACGCGGGCCCGGTAGCTGGCGCCGCCGTCACCGCTGCGCGGGTCGACGCCGACCTCTTCGATGAACATGGCGACGGCCGCGGGCAGGTACCGCTCGAGCTCGTCCGGCCGGACGGGGCGGACCAGCGGATCGGCCTTGACCAGCGGCGTCGAGTCCAGCGCCATGAGCGGCTGGTCGTCGCGGACTTCACGGGCGGGGCCCCACTCGTCTTCGAGCTCGGCCCAGAGACCGAGGACCTGCTCGGCGGGGCCGACGAGGGAGGAGCAGGTGCGCTGCCGCCGGAGCGCGCGGTCGGCGAAGGAGCGCAGGGCGGGGGCGTTGCCTTTCAGCGGGATGAGGTTGGGGCCGGAGAAGCACAGGCCTTGCAGCCGTCCGGCCCGGACCGGACGGCTGTCGGCGGCCCAGAGCTCACCACCGAGCCGCCACGGGTCGAGACCGGCGGCCTCGACCCGGGCGCTGACCATGCAGCTGCCCACCGGGTCGGCGGCGAGCGCGGCACGGACCGCCGGATAGTCCCGATCATCGAGCAGCCGTGCACCTGCAAGCCGCAACACGGCATCCAGGGTGCCAGATCCGGCCCGCAAACGGAACGCGAGCCTCTCGACACGCTGGGGCGAAGAACCCGGTTCGGACGTCGGGGCCGGAATCGGGCACCGCTGGAGCGGATGGTGTGTGCGCATCGGCAGGCAGAGACCAGAGCAGGGCAACCCGCCCCAGCGGCAGCCGTGTGCGAGCCGCGGCTCGCACAGCAGCTCGCCACCGGCAGCGGCCGCAACCCCACCTCGCGGCCGCAGGGTGGGCGGCAGCCTGGCTCCGCCCGGTGCACTCCGGCGCGGCCATGGCCTGTGACCCAGCTCCCCCACCCGGGCCCGCCCCGCTCAGGGCGCCCCTCGGTACGTGCCGATCGTCCAGGAATTGCCCTCCGGGTCCCGGAGGCTGAACGTGTGCGAGCCGTACTCCGTGTCCGTCAGCTCGGCCGTGATCTCCGCTCCCGCCGCCTTCACGCGCTCGTAGATCTCGTCCACCCTGTCCGACACCACGTACGCCGCCGCCGTGCCCGGTCTCATCGTGTCGTGGATGCCGTCCGGGGGTCGGACGCTGCCCAGCATCACCGCGCCGCCCTCCGGCCAGCGCAGCTCCGCGTGCGCTATCAACTCGCCTTCCGGCACCACCAGCGCCTCGGTGAAACCCAGGACGTCGACGAGGAAGCGGATCGCCGCCCGGGCGTCGTCGTAGCGCAGAGCCGGCCACACGTTCGGTTCAGGAGTCATGGCGGGAGTCTCGCCCGGGCGCCACCTCCTCGTCTTGGAGGAACGGGAGCTCCTCCGCGATCCACGTCCCCGGCGTGCAGCCCGCCAGCGCGCGCCACTCGTTGCCCAGGTGCGCCTGGTCGCAGAACCCGCACTCCACGGCCAGCGTGGCCAGGTCCCGTCGTCCGCCGCGCAGCGATCGCACCGCCCGCTCGAACCGCAGCACCCGCGCCGCCTGCTTCGGGGCCAGGCCCAGCTCCGCGCGGAACCGCTCACTCAGGTGACGGCGGCTCCAGCCCACCTCGCCCGCCAGGTCCGCGACGCGCACCCGCCCGTCGGCGCCACGCATCCGCCGCCACGCCTCCCCCAGCTCCGGTGGCGGCGCCGGCGCACCCCGCGAGACCACCCGCGCGGCCAGCACCTCGTCGAGCAACGCGAACCGCTCGCGCCACGTCCGCAGCGAACGCAGCCGCTCCGGCAGCCAGCCGAGACCGAACTCGGCCAGGTCGCAGACCTCGCCGCTCAGCTCCGCCGCCGTGACGCCGAACAGCGTGCGCACGCCGAGCGGGTCGAGCTCCAGCTGCACCCCTTCCTGCCTGCGGTCCTGCTCGATCAGCACCGCCCGCGTGTGCAAGCCGCCGACCAGCGCCTGCAGGCTGTGCCCCGCCATCCGCACCGGCCCGGCGAGACTGATGACGAGCGTCACATGCCGGGACGGCAGCCCGCGGTGGACCGGCAGCGTCACGCTCTCCTGCGCGTACCCGACATAGCGCGTGACCAGCGGCCGCACCACCGGGTGCGGCTGCCGGACAGCCCATGTCACGTTCACGGATGCCAGCGTAAACGTCACCACCGACAGTTCCGGTTCTGCTAACACGGACATTGCGTCCCCACCGCGGAAGGAACTCCCCATGACGATCCAGGAGCAGGCGCAGCAGCTGGAGCTGCTCGCCGACCAGGTGCCCACCGGCATCGCGCTCGCCACCAAGAGCGACCTCGAAGACCTGCAGGCGCAGGTGCTCGGCCTGCTCGGGGAGACCTCGACGGCGACCGCGATCCAGGGCGCCATCCAGCTCGCGGCCCAGCAGATCGACGAGGTCGCCGCCGCGCTGGAGAACGTCCGCCTGCAGATCCGCGACGCCGCCCAGCACCACCTCCAGGGCTAGCGCCCCGATGCGGCCTTCCGTGCGTTGGAGCACTGCGGCGCGAAGCGCCTCCGTTGAGGATGGGTGGCGGGGGCATGGGTGGAGCAACCAAGGCCGCCTTCGGTGCGTCACACGCAACCAAGGCCGCCTTGGGGCGCTTGAAGCTCAGCCGGCGGTGACGACCGGCGAGCCCTCGCCCAGCGACTCGCCCGCCTCTTCGGCGATGCGCATGGCTTCCTCGATCAGCGTCTCGACGATCGCGTGCTCGGGCACGGTCTTGATGACCTCGCCCTTGACGAAGATCTGGCCCTTGCCGTTGCCGGACGCGACACCGAGGTCGGCCTCGCGGGCCTCGCCCGGGCCGTTGACGACGCAGCCCATCACCGCGACGCGCAGCGGGATCTCCATGCCCTCGAGCCCGGCCGTGACCTGCTCGGCGAGCGTGTAGACGTCGACCTGCGCGCGCCCGCAGGACGGGCACGACACGATCTCCAGCTTGCGCGGCCGCAGGTTCAGCGACTGCAGGATCTGGATGCCGACCTTCACCTCTTCGACCGGCGGCGCGGACAGCGACACGCGGATGGTGTCGCCGATGCCCTGGCGCAGCAGCGCGCCGAACGCGACGGCCGACTTGATGGTGCCCTGGAACGCCGGCCCGGCCTCGGTGACGCCCAGGTGCAGCGGGTAGTCGCACTGCTCGGCGAGGATCTCGTAGGCACGGACCATGACCACCGGGTCGTTGTGCTTGACCGAGATCTTGATGTCGTGGAAGTCGTGCTCGGCGAACAGCGACGCCTCCCACAGCGCCGACTCGGCCAGCGCCTCCGGCGTCGCCTTGCCGTACTTGTCCATGATCCGCTTGTCCAGCGACCCCGCGTTGACGCCGATCCGGATCGGCGTGCCGTGGTCCTTCGCGGCCTGCGCGATCTCCTTGACCTGGTCGTCGAACTTGCGGATGTTGCCCGGGTTGACGCGCACCGCCGCGCAGCCGGCCTCGATCGCCGCGAAGACGTACTTCGGCTGGAAGTGGATGTCGGCGATCACCGGGATCTGCGACTTGCGCGCGATCGCGGGCAGCGCCTCGGCGTCGTCGGCCGACGGGCAGGCGACGCGGACGATGTCGCATCCCGCGGCGGTCAGCTCGGCGATCTGCTGCAGGGTCGCGTTGACGTCGGAAGTGAGCGTCGTCGTCATCGACTGGACGGAAATCGGGTAGTCGCTCCCGACGCCGACCGGGCCCACGTGGAGCTGGCGGGTCTTGCGGCGCTCGGAGAGGACGGGCGGGGGCAGGGCGGGCATACCGAGTGCGACGGTCACGCTTCCAGCGTACCTACCCCGACCGGGCCACCTTCACCATGTCAACCGTCACGGTGAGCAGCGTTACGCCCGTGTGAAGCGCCCCGGCGGGGCCGGAACCCCTCCGGGGCGGGGCGCTACTGCAGCCGGATCGGATTGACGATGTCGGCGGTCACCGTCAGTAGCGTCACCGCGCCGCCGATGAGCACGAGCACCATCGTGATCCCGGACAGCCTCGTGTAGTCGACCGGGCCGCCCGCCGCCTTGCCGCGCAGGCCGCGGATCCAGTCGCGGACGCGCTCGTACCAGACCACCGCGATGTGCCCGCCGTCGAGCGGCAGCAACGGCAGCAGGTTGAACACGCCGATGAAGAAGTTCAGGCTGGCCAGCAGGAAGAAGAACAGCACCCAGATCCCGCGTTCGACGGCCTCGCCGCCGATCCGGCTCGCCCCGACGACGCTGACCGGGGTGTTCGGGTCGCGCTCGCCGCCGAAGATCGCGCTGACGACGGCGGGGATGCGCTGCGGGAACTGGACGAGCCGCTGGGCCGTCTCGGCGAACATCGTGCCGGTGAAGCTGAACGTCGCGCCCACCGCGGCGACCGGGCCGTACTGCGTGGTCAGGGCCGGCTGCTGCGGCGACGCCCCGATCATGCCGACCTCCTTCACGCCGGCGCCGGTCCACCGCTGCACCTTCGGCACGTCCACGGTCAGCGAGAGCCGCTGGCCGCCGCGCTGCACCACGAAGACGGTCGGGCCGCTGGTCGCCTGCACGGCGGCCAGCATCTCCTGCCAGGTCGCGACCGGCTTGCCGCCGACCGAGAGGACCTTGTCGCCGGCACGCAGGCCGGCCGCCTCCGCCGGGCGGGCGGCGCCCGGCGGGCAGCTGGTGTCCTGCGCCTGCGCCTCGGTCGTCGCCGGCCGCGCGCACGACGTCGAGGCCAGCACCGGCGACGTGTCGGCGGGCGCGAGGTTCGGCAGGCCCATCGTCACGGCCATCAGGTAGAGCACCACGAACCCGAGGATGAAGTGCGTGATCGACCCGGCCGACATCACGACGGTGCGCTTCCAGGTCTTGAACCGCCACATCGCGCGCGGCGCCTCGTCCGGGGTGACCTCGTCGAGCGCCGTCATGCCGGCGATGTCGCAGAACCCGCCGAGCGGGATCCACTTGAGGCCGTACTCGGTCTCGCCGCGGCGGAACGAGAACACGGTGGGCCCGAAGCCGATGAAGTACCGGCGGACCTTCATGCCGAAGGCCTTCGCGGTGACCATGTGGCCGGCCTCGTGCAGTGCGACCGAGACGCAGATCCCCAGCGCGAAGAGCACCACACCGATGATGTAGGCGAGCACCCGCTACTTCCCCTCGATGATCGAACCGGCCCGCGCGCGAGCCCAGCGCTCGGCGGCGAGAACGTCCTCGACGTCGCGCGGTTCGCGACGCCACTCGTCGGCGGCTCCCACCACCTCGGAAACAGTGTCCACTATCGACGTGAAGCCGGTGTTCTGCGCGAGGAAGGCGGACACGAGCTCCTCGTTCGCGGCGTTGTAGACGGCGGGCAGGCAGCCGCCAACGGTGCCGCAGTGGCGGGCCAGCTCGACGGCCGGGAAGGCTTCGTCGTCGAGCGGCTCGAACGTCCAGGTCGCGGCCGTGTCCCAGGTGCACGCGGCGGCGGCGCCGGGGACGCGGTCGGGCCAGTGCAGCGCGAGCGCGATCGGCAGCCGCATGTCGGGCGGGCTGGCCTGGGCGATCGTCGAGCCGTCGGTGAAGGTCACCATCGAGTGAACGATCGACTGCGGGTGCACGGTGACGTCGATCTTCTCCGGCGGGATGCCGAACAGCAGCGCCGCCTCGATCAGCTCCAGGCCCTTGTTGACCAGCGTCGCCGAGTTGATCGTGATCAGCGGGCCCATCGACCAGGTCGGGTGCGCC
Proteins encoded in this region:
- a CDS encoding VOC family protein, translating into MTPEPNVWPALRYDDARAAIRFLVDVLGFTEALVVPEGELIAHAELRWPEGGAVMLGSVRPPDGIHDTMRPGTAAAYVVSDRVDEIYERVKAAGAEITAELTDTEYGSHTFSLRDPEGNSWTIGTYRGAP
- a CDS encoding ABC transporter permease codes for the protein MNAVQMAVTDGVTVAKRNSIKIVRSLDLLGSIVFMPVMFVLLFGYVFGSVIDIPGMSYREFMLPGIFVLAVAMGSIVTGYGLTDDLQKGIIDRFRSLPMSPAAVLIGRTTADLILNVTSLLIMGLVGLLVGWRIHTGVFEALGGVLLLLAFAYALSWVMGTLGLAVRKPEVFNNVSSVAIFPLTFLANTFVDSGRLPTPLRVIADWNPVSAITQAARELFGNTSAAMPVHDVWPMQHAVLASVLWIAVLLVVFVPLSVRCYKKATSR
- a CDS encoding helix-turn-helix domain-containing protein, encoding MNVTWAVRQPHPVVRPLVTRYVGYAQESVTLPVHRGLPSRHVTLVISLAGPVRMAGHSLQALVGGLHTRAVLIEQDRRQEGVQLELDPLGVRTLFGVTAAELSGEVCDLAEFGLGWLPERLRSLRTWRERFALLDEVLAARVVSRGAPAPPPELGEAWRRMRGADGRVRVADLAGEVGWSRRHLSERFRAELGLAPKQAARVLRFERAVRSLRGGRRDLATLAVECGFCDQAHLGNEWRALAGCTPGTWIAEELPFLQDEEVAPGRDSRHDS
- the ispG gene encoding flavodoxin-dependent (E)-4-hydroxy-3-methylbut-2-enyl-diphosphate synthase is translated as MTVALGMPALPPPVLSERRKTRQLHVGPVGVGSDYPISVQSMTTTLTSDVNATLQQIAELTAAGCDIVRVACPSADDAEALPAIARKSQIPVIADIHFQPKYVFAAIEAGCAAVRVNPGNIRKFDDQVKEIAQAAKDHGTPIRIGVNAGSLDKRIMDKYGKATPEALAESALWEASLFAEHDFHDIKISVKHNDPVVMVRAYEILAEQCDYPLHLGVTEAGPAFQGTIKSAVAFGALLRQGIGDTIRVSLSAPPVEEVKVGIQILQSLNLRPRKLEIVSCPSCGRAQVDVYTLAEQVTAGLEGMEIPLRVAVMGCVVNGPGEAREADLGVASGNGKGQIFVKGEVIKTVPEHAIVETLIEEAMRIAEEAGESLGEGSPVVTAG
- a CDS encoding penicillin-binding transpeptidase domain-containing protein, whose protein sequence is MHWQPTVVHPQLAVGQTLGVLPQLPETAPVLDRDGVALMRPQTVIGVVVDPQKTGDASAVAGTLAKALHRYEPSVTGRSVLDGMSKTKPGDAYSVITLRAGDYQRVKPAIYDLPGVRFASQERLLPVTRGFGQQVLPGIRALVEQQLAGAAGWRIVTRDVTGGEVSELKAEPPRPAPAVTSTLSTKIQDAAEKALDPEPYPAALVAIQPSTGDILAVAQNAAADDEGSLALSGRYPPGSTFKIVTAAAALSAGDAEAGSPVDCPGTTTVENRVIPNEGRFDLGRVPLKTAFARSCNTTFARLAAGLPASALTDTARSFGIGADFVVPGLTTVTGAVPAADSAVQRAENGFGQGTVVVSPFGMALAAATVPAGKVPTPSIVKGMPATTKNVGDPPSQDVLDALRDMMREVVTAGTATGLRDIPDVAGKTGTAQFGDGSHSHGWFVGYRGDLAFAVLLTDAGSSRPAVQAAHRFLAGIG
- a CDS encoding GNAT family N-acetyltransferase, whose amino-acid sequence is MLRLAGARLLDDRDYPAVRAALAADPVGSCMVSARVEAAGLDPWRLGGELWAADSRPVRAGRLQGLCFSGPNLIPLKGNAPALRSFADRALRRQRTCSSLVGPAEQVLGLWAELEDEWGPAREVRDDQPLMALDSTPLVKADPLVRPVRPDELERYLPAAVAMFIEEVGVDPRSGDGGASYRARVTELIGAGRAFARFENGEVVFKAEIGAMSATVGQIQGVWVHPDRRGDGLGTAGTAAVVNRLVRGLGRTASLYVNAFNTPALAAYRKIGFKQVGQYATVLF
- the map gene encoding type I methionyl aminopeptidase produces the protein MPVRAPLVPGVQTPRRAVPGSIARPEYVDKPAPKRDTGNGVRTPEVIEAMRVAGKIAAQALEEGGKAVKPGATTDDIDKVVHEFLLDHHAYPSTLGYRGFPKSCCTSLNEVICHGIPDSTVIEDGDICNIDVTAYIGGVHGDTNATFLAGDVSEEARLLVERTREATMRAIKAVRPGRQLNVIGRVIEAYAKRFGYGVVRDFTGHGVGPAFHTPPTVLHYEEPSVDTIIEEGMTFTIEPMITLGTIDYDIWADDWTVTTKDKKWTAQFEHTLVVTADGSEILTLP
- a CDS encoding M50 family metallopeptidase, coding for MLAYIIGVVLFALGICVSVALHEAGHMVTAKAFGMKVRRYFIGFGPTVFSFRRGETEYGLKWIPLGGFCDIAGMTALDEVTPDEAPRAMWRFKTWKRTVVMSAGSITHFILGFVVLYLMAVTMGLPNLAPADTSPVLASTSCARPATTEAQAQDTSCPPGAARPAEAAGLRAGDKVLSVGGKPVATWQEMLAAVQATSGPTVFVVQRGGQRLSLTVDVPKVQRWTGAGVKEVGMIGASPQQPALTTQYGPVAAVGATFSFTGTMFAETAQRLVQFPQRIPAVVSAIFGGERDPNTPVSVVGASRIGGEAVERGIWVLFFFLLASLNFFIGVFNLLPLLPLDGGHIAVVWYERVRDWIRGLRGKAAGGPVDYTRLSGITMVLVLIGGAVTLLTVTADIVNPIRLQ